In one Hemiscyllium ocellatum isolate sHemOce1 chromosome 29, sHemOce1.pat.X.cur, whole genome shotgun sequence genomic region, the following are encoded:
- the LOC132829511 gene encoding large ribosomal subunit protein uL23-like, producing the protein MTKKETVPVKTVATSKALKEKKAILKGIHSHRQKKIRTTPIFKRTKTPRLRSKPDYLRKSSRRKMKLDHYAIIQFTLTTESAMKKIEDNDILLFIVDIKARKHQIKQAVKKLYDIDVAKVNTLMRPDSENQAYV; encoded by the coding sequence atgacaAAGAAGGAAACTGTTCCTGTCAAAACTGTGGCTACGTCCAAGGCCTTGAAAGAAAAGAAAGCCATTTTGAAGGGAATTCATAGTCACAGGCAGAAGAAAATTAGGACAACACCTATCTTCAAGAGAACAAAGACACCCAGGCTGAGAAGCAAACCAGATTATCTGAGAAAAAGTTCTCGCAGGAAGATGAAATTGGACCATTATGCTATCATTCAGTTCACTCTGACCACTGAGTCCGCTATGAAGAAAATTGAGGACAATGATATTTTGCTTTTCATTGTTGACATCAAGGCTAGGAAACACCAGATCAAACAGGCTGTCAAGAAATTATATGATATTGATGTAGCTAAAGTCAACACTCTTATGAGGCCAGATAGTGAAAACCAAGCATATGTCTGA